In Aulosira sp. FACHB-615, one DNA window encodes the following:
- a CDS encoding FtsK/SpoIIIE domain-containing protein, whose protein sequence is MLFRWVKIGGVGLVALGCALSANPRDVKLFIPANLAAIAFSSYAGIELRKLEKIYIDKERAEDMLVALKETQASEQLQYLSSAAERKRQYEESDKETERQLSLLQQTAPLFSEVLSLTGQNGAVNRMALGMIQNGESLGNVLLATSEAEMQLEQARLQAEIHQRQLALQAQQVRAAVHSSNVVEIAPEVEAELPQSSKIEGLEKAAGVVGFQTKCLRVDRAPSYERLIFAMKTEDFNSLPKFKAAAKLALGIGSSDFPCYIYAPEQIAVEVPLRPEDRTYYDFPTRHWQQGERLIVLGQSLDGEVVIDLSSEDTPQLLVVGTTGSGKSNFFRAAAYCLLMQGARVDVCGGKVSDYEDFAERFDSITMNDMGRTYEFVTEYFQECDRRNSMTKAELAEQQPWILFIDEYKGTVPLDDGQRKAYDAQLCEVGRRGRGLKIHVVVGLQRGAKRGQQDPQGLPPDLRDNLPCRIAFRCVDATSGRMILMRRGESVTSLQGRGDGIVQSGLLDKRFQAYRFEQIPA, encoded by the coding sequence ATGTTATTTCGCTGGGTAAAAATTGGCGGTGTTGGATTAGTTGCTTTGGGGTGTGCCTTGTCAGCGAATCCCAGGGATGTGAAGTTGTTTATCCCGGCGAATTTGGCGGCGATCGCGTTCTCCAGTTACGCCGGTATCGAGCTACGAAAGCTAGAGAAGATATATATTGATAAAGAACGCGCCGAAGACATGCTCGTGGCCCTAAAAGAAACTCAAGCATCAGAGCAATTGCAATATCTGTCCTCGGCGGCAGAACGCAAACGGCAATATGAAGAATCTGATAAAGAAACCGAACGGCAACTCAGTCTTCTGCAACAAACAGCACCTTTATTTTCTGAGGTACTGTCATTAACTGGACAGAATGGGGCTGTAAACCGCATGGCTCTAGGAATGATTCAGAATGGTGAGTCTTTGGGCAATGTACTACTCGCTACCTCTGAAGCAGAAATGCAATTGGAACAAGCGAGGTTACAGGCAGAAATTCATCAGCGACAATTGGCCTTGCAGGCACAACAAGTCAGGGCGGCTGTACATAGTTCTAATGTTGTTGAGATTGCGCCAGAAGTAGAAGCAGAATTACCACAGTCATCAAAGATAGAAGGGCTGGAGAAAGCGGCGGGTGTTGTTGGTTTTCAAACTAAATGCTTGAGAGTTGACAGAGCGCCTAGCTACGAAAGATTAATTTTCGCCATGAAAACGGAGGATTTCAATTCTTTACCTAAATTCAAGGCCGCAGCTAAACTTGCACTGGGGATAGGTAGTAGCGATTTCCCCTGTTACATTTACGCTCCCGAACAAATCGCTGTAGAAGTGCCTTTGCGACCGGAAGACCGCACTTACTATGATTTTCCGACAAGACACTGGCAACAAGGTGAGCGCCTGATTGTTTTGGGTCAGTCGTTAGACGGTGAAGTAGTAATCGACCTGTCGAGTGAAGACACGCCACAATTACTCGTGGTCGGAACAACTGGCTCAGGTAAGTCTAACTTCTTCCGTGCAGCTGCATACTGCCTACTCATGCAGGGTGCGCGGGTGGATGTGTGTGGTGGTAAAGTTTCGGACTACGAGGATTTCGCTGAACGATTCGACAGCATCACTATGAATGATATGGGGCGCACTTATGAATTTGTGACTGAGTACTTCCAAGAGTGCGATCGCCGAAACTCAATGACCAAAGCTGAGTTAGCCGAGCAACAGCCTTGGATATTATTCATCGATGAGTACAAAGGTACTGTCCCGTTGGATGATGGTCAGCGAAAAGCCTACGATGCTCAATTATGTGAAGTCGGCCGTCGTGGAAGGGGACTGAAAATTCATGTAGTGGTTGGCTTGCAACGTGGAGCGAAGCGAGGACAGCAAGACCCCCAAGGGTTGCCCCCAGACTTACGTGATAACTTGCCTTGTCGAATCGCGTTCCGTTGTGTCGATGCTACTAGTGGACGCATGATTTTAATGCGCCGAGGTGAATCTGTTACTTCACTCCAAGGTCGTGGTGACGGCATTGTGCAATCGGGGTTGTTGGACAAGCGTTTTCAAGCTTACAGGTTTGAGCAAATACCAGCTTAA
- a CDS encoding RNA-guided endonuclease TnpB family protein, whose translation MLLNYQYRVYPNTNQKLELNYWLRICQYWYNKQLGDRFDWWENNRNNINACPLICPLPQLRDNPSYYSQKKQLPSIKEDLIKVFHSGELLDFSRVPSQTLQDVCKRVDLAFGRFIKGDSNGNRSGKPRFKNAARYRTMRIDGQTITIEQVEKNWLFVSFSKLEGWVKVRLHRPLPEGFTLKNALLTRKADGWYLTICLEDPNVPEFTPDEIVPTWENTIGLDAVLHEDDYLATSENTKLPALKSFRKLEKLLAKVSRRKSAKNKGSRARRKLAKREAREHQRIARARKDHAFKTAHSLVRTGKKVFVHEDLNLKALSKRNKPKQDEDGKYLPNGQSAKSGLNKSWNDAAFGSFFKILEYIAGKAGARKIAVKPAYTSQLLAYRDEFVFTDCSIREYWDEYESLLVDRDVNAAVNIKRVGLGLFPTIKRRSGNLVVTQSTTHSTAKEVLVVLRNARSLHRPQAVGVSSSPSQKRAA comes from the coding sequence TTGTTGCTTAACTATCAGTATCGAGTCTATCCAAATACCAATCAAAAGCTAGAACTTAATTATTGGTTGCGAATATGCCAATACTGGTACAACAAGCAACTGGGTGATAGGTTTGATTGGTGGGAGAACAACCGCAATAATATCAATGCTTGTCCGTTAATTTGCCCATTGCCTCAACTGCGAGATAATCCCAGTTATTACTCTCAGAAAAAGCAATTACCTTCTATCAAAGAAGATTTGATAAAAGTTTTTCATTCTGGAGAACTACTAGATTTCTCTCGCGTACCATCCCAAACATTACAGGATGTTTGCAAACGTGTAGATTTGGCATTTGGTCGTTTTATCAAAGGTGACAGCAACGGTAATCGTAGTGGCAAACCACGATTTAAAAACGCTGCTCGTTACCGCACTATGAGGATAGACGGACAAACTATAACTATAGAGCAAGTAGAGAAAAATTGGTTATTTGTATCTTTCTCTAAACTCGAAGGGTGGGTGAAGGTACGACTACACCGACCACTACCAGAAGGGTTTACTCTCAAAAATGCGTTGCTAACCCGAAAAGCTGATGGGTGGTATTTAACGATTTGCCTAGAAGATCCAAACGTACCAGAATTTACACCTGATGAAATAGTACCGACATGGGAAAATACGATTGGACTAGATGCGGTACTTCATGAAGATGATTACCTGGCTACTAGTGAAAATACCAAACTACCTGCACTGAAATCATTCAGAAAATTAGAAAAACTACTAGCTAAAGTGTCGCGTCGTAAATCTGCTAAAAACAAAGGCAGTAGAGCAAGACGTAAACTAGCAAAACGAGAAGCACGGGAACATCAGCGTATAGCCAGGGCGAGAAAAGACCACGCTTTTAAAACTGCTCATTCTCTTGTCAGGACTGGTAAGAAAGTTTTTGTACATGAAGATTTAAATCTAAAAGCTTTATCGAAAAGGAATAAACCTAAACAAGATGAAGATGGTAAATATCTTCCCAATGGTCAATCTGCCAAGTCAGGGTTGAATAAATCTTGGAATGATGCTGCATTTGGTAGCTTTTTCAAAATCCTAGAATACATAGCTGGGAAAGCTGGGGCTAGGAAGATAGCAGTAAAACCTGCATACACATCTCAATTACTCGCGTATCGTGATGAATTTGTGTTTACTGATTGCAGCATCCGCGAGTATTGGGATGAATATGAATCGCTGCTTGTTGACCGCGACGTGAACGCCGCAGTTAACATAAAGCGCGTCGGGCTGGGACTGTTCCCGACTATAAAACGCCGTAGCGGGAATCTGGTAGTAACTCAATCTACTACCCATAGTACCGCGAAGGAAGTTCTGGTAGTTCTTCGGAATGCTAGAAGCTTACACCGACCGCAAGCGGTCGGTGTAAGTAGTTCACCATCACAAAAAAGGGCAGCATGA
- a CDS encoding helix-turn-helix transcriptional regulator, producing the protein MAEITNLNDFFILHPMYHRSLAELMGVSTSAVDKWSNGDRRVNQRTLKELNRLHIFLNTNPQVRNKYVKLTQCAI; encoded by the coding sequence ATGGCAGAAATTACAAACTTAAATGACTTTTTCATTCTTCATCCCATGTATCACCGCTCACTTGCAGAGCTAATGGGAGTATCCACATCGGCTGTTGACAAGTGGAGTAATGGTGATCGCCGAGTTAACCAAAGAACATTAAAAGAGTTGAACAGGCTGCATATATTTCTAAATACCAATCCACAGGTTAGAAATAAATACGTCAAACTTACACAATGTGCAATTTAA
- a CDS encoding DUF5674 family protein, protein MILLLRSRATPEQFEQMLEKHKFYIKTAVDIERRVLVGGGGLHSDCEEKLLDDGSRQQDIWAASFMPITGRLIFELMVNLRPRQNRTMEILDPNIRERVAQIIIEFLGNL, encoded by the coding sequence TTGATTCTGTTGTTACGCTCACGCGCCACGCCTGAACAATTTGAGCAAATGCTAGAAAAACACAAGTTTTACATCAAAACCGCAGTTGATATAGAACGACGAGTGTTAGTTGGTGGCGGTGGTCTGCACTCGGATTGTGAAGAAAAATTGTTAGATGACGGCAGTAGACAACAAGATATTTGGGCTGCCAGCTTTATGCCCATCACTGGAAGGTTGATTTTTGAGTTGATGGTTAATCTTCGTCCTCGCCAGAATCGTACAATGGAAATACTTGACCCTAATATTAGGGAAAGGGTAGCCCAAATCATTATTGAATTCCTGGGAAACTTATGA
- a CDS encoding Rpn family recombination-promoting nuclease/putative transposase, with protein sequence MFDNTCKLIAELYSSDFATWLLGEPITLTLLSPTGVTWEPMRNDGVILLQSNEVVLHIEFRTKPDENLPFEMAYYYVRIYERFPDKQIHQVVIYLEKTTSEQVYNTTFSTKKLHHKFEIIRLWEQSTDIFLKSIGLLPFAVLSATVNKVKTLQQVAATIDTLPQKQAQSHISAATAILASLVLEEEVIERLLRKDVMRESIIYQSFEAERSNKKVREIALNLLAEGMAVDAISRLTGLPPEVVQQLQQQTSDID encoded by the coding sequence ATGTTTGACAATACTTGTAAATTAATTGCTGAACTATATTCTTCTGATTTTGCAACTTGGCTGTTAGGTGAACCCATCACTTTAACTCTATTAAGTCCAACAGGGGTGACTTGGGAACCAATGCGGAATGATGGCGTGATACTGTTGCAATCAAACGAAGTTGTATTGCATATTGAATTCCGAACAAAGCCTGATGAAAATCTACCTTTCGAGATGGCTTATTACTATGTGCGAATCTACGAACGCTTTCCTGACAAACAGATACATCAAGTAGTAATTTATCTAGAAAAAACTACATCTGAGCAAGTGTATAACACCACATTTTCTACTAAAAAACTTCACCATAAGTTTGAAATAATTCGATTGTGGGAGCAATCCACAGATATATTTCTAAAATCTATAGGATTGCTACCATTTGCCGTCTTAAGTGCTACGGTTAACAAGGTTAAAACACTACAACAAGTAGCTGCAACTATTGATACACTTCCTCAAAAACAAGCACAAAGTCATATTTCGGCGGCTACTGCAATCTTAGCTAGTTTAGTTTTAGAGGAAGAAGTAATTGAGCGTTTGCTAAGAAAAGACGTTATGCGCGAGTCAATAATCTACCAATCATTTGAGGCTGAAAGAAGCAACAAGAAAGTCCGTGAAATCGCCCTCAACCTGTTAGCTGAGGGCATGGCTGTTGACGCGATCTCTCGACTAACAGGTTTACCCCCAGAAGTAGTACAACAGTTACAGCAGCAAACTTCAGATATTGATTAA
- a CDS encoding IS630 family transposase (programmed frameshift), whose protein sequence is MPASYSYDLRTKVINAIDSGMRKTQASRIFQISRNTIDTWLKKRKDTGDYQAKVRYQQGYKPKITDLEQFQQFVQENGSKTQAEMAEAWPEKISDRTIGKALRKLVIPEKKTYGYRERDEEKRREFQAKISQKERSQLVYVDESGIDNREDYGYGWNPRGERFYDVKSGRRNLRVSIMSALCQGKLVAPLTFEGSCNRLVFEKWLEEKLLPELKLGQTVILDNATFHKSQKIRELIESVGCELEYLPPYSPDLNDIEHYWFPIKNRVRKSVGTIDNFRDRVDTAIRLTS, encoded by the exons ATGCCAGCATCTTATAGTTACGATTTAAGAACAAAGGTGATTAATGCGATAGATAGTGGAATGAGAAAGACTCAAGCCAGTCGCATATTTCAAATTAGCCGGAATACAATAGACACTTGGTTAAAGAAGAGAAAAGATACAGGAGATTATCAGGCGAAAGTAAGATATCAGCAAGGATATAAACCCAAAATAACTGATTTAGAGCAATTTCAGCAGTTTGTGCAAGAAAATGGCAGTAAAACTCAAGCAGAAATGGCAGAAGCTTGGCCAGAAAAGATTAGCGATCGCACTATAGGAAAAGCCTTGAGA AAATTGGTTATACCCGAAAAAAAAACCTACGGGTACAGAGAAAGGGATGAAGAAAAAAGGCGGGAATTTCAAGCCAAAATCAGTCAAAAAGAACGCTCACAGCTAGTTTACGTTGATGAATCAGGAATAGATAATCGAGAAGATTACGGTTATGGATGGAACCCCAGGGGAGAAAGATTTTACGATGTAAAATCAGGAAGAAGAAACCTGAGAGTAAGTATTATGAGTGCTTTATGTCAGGGAAAGTTAGTTGCTCCGTTGACCTTTGAAGGTTCGTGTAATCGATTAGTCTTTGAGAAATGGCTGGAAGAAAAACTTTTACCTGAACTCAAATTAGGACAGACAGTTATTTTAGATAATGCCACTTTTCACAAATCTCAGAAAATTCGTGAATTAATTGAATCTGTCGGGTGTGAACTTGAGTATTTACCACCATACTCTCCTGATTTAAACGATATTGAACATTATTGGTTTCCGATCAAAAACCGAGTCAGGAAATCAGTTGGTACTATCGATAATTTTCGGGATAGAGTTGATACAGCTATTCGTTTAACGTCCTAA
- a CDS encoding Uma2 family endonuclease: protein MTQALPNLTTFEQFIEWYPSNGMQYELHKGVIVEMPPPTGEHENVVGFLAAQITFQFLQMGLGFRIPKTAFIKIESNNSTYSPDILVLNHSNLVNEPLWSKQSTVMQAESVPIVVEVVSTNWRDDYYDKFRDYEEMGIPEYWIVDYAALGGKRFTGNPKQKTVTICNLVDGDYQMTVFREDDVIVSPLFAQLKLTAQQIFDSAL from the coding sequence ATGACTCAAGCTCTACCCAACTTAACAACCTTTGAACAATTTATTGAGTGGTATCCCTCAAATGGGATGCAATATGAGTTACATAAAGGAGTTATTGTTGAAATGCCACCCCCAACCGGCGAACACGAGAATGTTGTTGGATTTTTGGCAGCACAGATCACTTTTCAATTTTTGCAAATGGGACTTGGGTTTCGCATACCCAAAACTGCCTTTATCAAAATTGAGAGTAATAATTCAACCTATTCTCCCGATATTTTGGTATTAAATCATAGCAATCTTGTTAATGAACCTTTGTGGAGCAAACAATCGACTGTGATGCAAGCGGAATCTGTACCAATTGTTGTCGAAGTAGTCAGTACCAATTGGCGAGATGACTATTACGACAAGTTCAGGGATTATGAAGAAATGGGAATTCCTGAATATTGGATTGTAGACTATGCTGCACTCGGTGGCAAAAGATTTACTGGTAATCCTAAACAAAAAACTGTCACCATTTGTAATTTAGTTGACGGCGATTATCAAATGACTGTGTTCAGGGAAGATGATGTGATTGTATCACCTTTATTTGCCCAACTAAAATTGACAGCACAACAAATTTTTGATTCGGCTTTGTAG
- a CDS encoding helix-turn-helix transcriptional regulator gives MQTLIRWRLKEVMARYDIRAGDLAKAMGVSHNSIANLRKAKTMPRLDGESLNKLCNALNFLAQDLTGEITPIDLISYTKDPVTPTPAETPGETELEQSNQTRKMHSTDNQSPTSLFVA, from the coding sequence ATGCAGACTTTGATTAGGTGGAGATTAAAAGAAGTTATGGCAAGGTATGACATTAGAGCAGGCGACCTTGCTAAAGCTATGGGTGTTAGCCACAACTCGATAGCTAACTTACGAAAAGCTAAAACCATGCCGCGACTTGATGGTGAATCATTAAATAAGCTATGCAATGCGCTAAATTTTCTGGCACAAGATTTAACAGGTGAAATTACACCAATAGATTTAATCAGTTACACCAAAGATCCAGTGACACCCACTCCGGCTGAGACTCCAGGTGAAACTGAACTTGAACAATCTAACCAAACCAGAAAAATGCACTCAACAGATAATCAATCTCCAACTTCTTTATTTGTTGCGTAG